A part of Planococcus sp. MB-3u-03 genomic DNA contains:
- the pgaC gene encoding poly-beta-1,6-N-acetyl-D-glucosamine synthase encodes MDFSQLLSGPYSFITGYVFVYPFAMALFWIAGSILFLRTKELKSEPLDIEAFDWPMISILVPCYNEEETIEETVRNLVGLSYPKKEIILINDGSKDGTSDILRRLSEQYGDVRAIQLHENRGKANALQVGLFASRAEYLVCVDSDAMLADTAPYYLIHQFFKQGERVGAVTGNPTIRNRNNLLSRMQLVEYASIIGAIKRTQRLLGKVMTVSGVVVAYRKKALVDVGLWDRDMITEDIAVSWKLQKRFWDIRYEPRALCWMLVPETVSGIWKQRVRWAQGGQEVILRHWKVLFNWKQRRIWLVYLEQWFSILWAFCWLFITLLLLFTATTLQEMLFWFTFSSFALVFISLIQLFIALSIDSRYNGKLKYYFWAAWYPAIYWMINTAVVIAAIPKTISSRLKGGYAVWNSPDRGMKKKVS; translated from the coding sequence ATGGATTTTTCACAACTTTTATCTGGACCTTATAGTTTCATCACTGGATATGTTTTTGTGTATCCCTTCGCAATGGCCTTGTTTTGGATAGCCGGTTCTATCCTTTTCCTCAGGACTAAAGAGTTAAAAAGCGAGCCTTTGGATATTGAAGCATTCGACTGGCCCATGATCAGTATATTGGTTCCTTGCTATAACGAAGAGGAAACCATCGAAGAAACGGTCCGCAACTTGGTTGGGCTGTCTTATCCGAAAAAAGAAATCATTTTAATTAATGACGGCTCTAAAGACGGGACGAGCGATATCCTCAGGAGATTGTCGGAGCAGTACGGCGACGTGCGGGCTATCCAGCTGCATGAAAACCGCGGCAAGGCGAACGCGTTGCAAGTCGGCTTGTTCGCTTCTAGAGCCGAATACCTCGTATGTGTCGATTCGGATGCCATGCTGGCCGATACCGCTCCTTATTATTTGATCCATCAGTTCTTCAAGCAAGGAGAACGGGTCGGCGCTGTCACCGGCAACCCCACGATCCGCAACCGCAACAATTTGCTGAGCCGGATGCAGCTGGTCGAATACGCTTCGATCATCGGGGCTATCAAGCGGACGCAAAGGCTACTCGGAAAAGTGATGACCGTTTCCGGCGTCGTCGTTGCCTACCGCAAAAAAGCACTCGTCGATGTCGGCTTATGGGACCGCGACATGATCACTGAAGACATCGCGGTCAGCTGGAAACTCCAAAAGCGTTTCTGGGATATCCGCTATGAACCCCGTGCGCTGTGCTGGATGCTGGTGCCAGAAACAGTATCGGGCATTTGGAAACAACGGGTTCGCTGGGCGCAAGGCGGGCAGGAAGTCATCCTGCGCCATTGGAAAGTATTGTTCAACTGGAAACAACGCAGAATCTGGCTTGTGTATCTCGAGCAATGGTTCAGCATCCTATGGGCTTTCTGCTGGCTGTTCATCACGCTATTGTTATTGTTCACGGCTACTACGCTGCAGGAAATGCTGTTCTGGTTCACCTTCAGTTCCTTCGCCTTGGTGTTCATCAGCCTCATTCAATTATTCATCGCCCTGTCCATCGACTCCCGCTATAACGGGAAATTAAAATACTATTTCTGGGCCGCTTGGTATCCGGCCATTTATTGGATGATCAATACCGCTGTCGTCATCGCAGCCATCCCAAAAACAATCTCATCTCGCCTTAAAGGAGGTTACGCAGTATGGAACAGCCCAGACCGCGGTATGAAGAAGAAAGTTTCCTAA
- a CDS encoding polysaccharide deacetylase family protein has product MIKKIFIWTTIIALISLFFLSRKELFAEAFSADKPAMSFPEKLISDGCLGLNYHRVQDDALIVKSARSVLQSNELVQYSVLKSEFQSQIDALVEAGANFLNEEQLLKAKADGDFPEKCVWISFDDIDVSVYDNAFPVLKEANVPFTLFVIAGQVGNKDFSNLEMSTWDQLREMKDSGLADFGSHTFDMHRFEGETPVFLIPGQADAFREDLKKSVETIESELDVTVKSFAYPYGNTNERVTRILKEQGLEAGHILAPQVIRPADDNYWINRVIVNQTTFDDVLLPYLEKN; this is encoded by the coding sequence TTGATCAAAAAGATCTTTATTTGGACGACCATTATCGCATTAATTAGCCTGTTTTTCTTGTCGCGGAAAGAGCTGTTCGCCGAAGCTTTCTCAGCTGACAAGCCCGCTATGTCCTTTCCGGAAAAATTGATTAGCGATGGCTGCCTCGGATTGAATTATCACCGCGTCCAAGACGATGCTTTAATCGTCAAATCAGCGCGCAGCGTGTTGCAATCCAACGAACTGGTGCAATACAGCGTGCTGAAAAGCGAATTTCAATCGCAAATCGATGCTTTAGTCGAAGCGGGCGCCAACTTCTTGAACGAAGAGCAATTATTGAAGGCGAAAGCGGACGGCGACTTCCCGGAAAAATGCGTATGGATTTCATTTGACGATATCGACGTGTCGGTTTATGACAATGCTTTTCCTGTTTTAAAAGAAGCGAATGTGCCATTCACCCTGTTCGTTATTGCCGGGCAAGTCGGCAATAAGGACTTCAGCAACCTGGAGATGTCCACATGGGATCAGCTGAGGGAAATGAAAGACAGCGGCTTGGCTGACTTCGGCTCCCATACCTTTGATATGCATCGCTTCGAAGGCGAAACGCCTGTCTTTTTGATTCCCGGGCAAGCGGACGCATTCAGGGAAGACCTGAAAAAAAGCGTCGAAACGATTGAGTCGGAACTGGATGTCACGGTGAAAAGTTTTGCCTATCCTTACGGCAACACCAACGAACGGGTCACCCGCATCTTGAAAGAGCAAGGCCTTGAAGCTGGCCATATCTTAGCCCCTCAAGTCATTCGGCCGGCAGATGATAATTATTGGATCAACCGGGTCATCGTCAACCAGACAACTTTCGATGACGTGCTGCTTCCTTATCTGGAAAAAAACTAA
- a CDS encoding AEC family transporter produces MIVSEIINVILPVFILLGIGFFVGRFMDIQTKPVSDLCIYVFSPALFFHSVTTSSLDLGDLGRIVLFAVLLFVLFAVLIKLLGIVFGWNLSYRNTMMLASAFPNTGNYGLPIVLFAFGDEGMAIAIIYVVMQSLLMNSAGIFYASNHADVSKKAIFITIIRMPGFIAITIGLVLKIAGIGVPEALGNATGLLGQAAVPVLLTLLGITLASIQIKTVLKFIGTAAVLKLAAFPAIAFVLLAWLYPGGSLEAKVLLISAATPAAATTTLLAIKFNMNPDMVSSAMFVSTLASIVTIPALLLIL; encoded by the coding sequence GTGATTGTCAGTGAAATCATCAATGTCATTTTGCCGGTCTTTATCTTGCTCGGCATCGGCTTTTTTGTCGGCAGATTCATGGACATCCAGACGAAACCGGTGTCGGATTTATGCATCTACGTGTTCAGCCCGGCCTTATTTTTCCATTCCGTCACGACGTCTTCGCTGGATTTGGGGGATTTAGGGCGGATTGTGCTGTTTGCCGTGTTGTTGTTCGTCCTATTTGCGGTGCTGATTAAGCTTCTTGGCATCGTGTTTGGGTGGAATCTGTCGTACCGCAACACGATGATGCTTGCGAGCGCTTTTCCGAACACCGGGAATTACGGCTTGCCGATTGTGTTGTTCGCCTTTGGGGACGAAGGGATGGCGATCGCCATTATTTACGTCGTCATGCAGTCTTTGCTGATGAATTCAGCTGGCATTTTTTATGCTTCGAATCATGCGGATGTGTCCAAGAAGGCGATTTTCATTACCATCATCCGTATGCCAGGATTTATTGCCATCACGATCGGGCTGGTTCTGAAAATAGCGGGCATCGGGGTGCCTGAGGCGCTCGGCAATGCCACGGGATTGCTCGGGCAGGCGGCGGTGCCGGTGCTATTGACGCTGCTCGGAATTACCTTGGCATCGATTCAGATCAAGACCGTGCTGAAGTTTATCGGGACGGCGGCTGTGTTGAAATTGGCTGCGTTCCCGGCGATCGCGTTCGTGCTGCTGGCCTGGCTGTATCCGGGAGGGTCGCTGGAAGCGAAGGTGTTGCTCATTTCTGCGGCAACTCCGGCGGCTGCCACGACGACGCTTTTGGCCATCAAATTCAATATGAACCCGGACATGGTATCGAGCGCAATGTTCGTCAGCACCTTGGCGAGCATCGTTACCATTCCGGCATTGCTGCTGATTCTTTAA
- a CDS encoding 2-hydroxycarboxylate transporter family protein, which produces MKETNKVPPQLPARNLKDKFTIFNMPILWFGVFAAIAIYAMYTENLPAGMIGALLITMVLGELLGWFGNHMPIVRTFLGGGAIVAIFGSAYMVYSGLMPESTTAGITEFMKDGDFLNFYIAALITGSILGMESKILVKAGVRYALPLLAAVAGAVGLAALVGMVLGFSVQEAVLVIAMPIMGGGMGAGAVPMSQVYSEMLGNEPGYYLSILVPALALGNVFAIILASVLNLIGDKYPSLTGNGQLIRNFHYEKKETPSYDLAKMGIGVLAAVSFYILGNLLGDFIPLHPYAIMIILVAALKVANVMPEIIVEGASQWYEFVARNWTNALLVGIGVAYTDLEAVLNALSIQYVLIVLAVVIGAVIGAGVVGKFMGFYPIEAAITAGLCMANMGGTGDVAVLSAARRMELMPFAQISSRLGGALILLLASVFIPFFI; this is translated from the coding sequence ATGAAGGAAACAAATAAGGTTCCGCCGCAGTTGCCGGCGAGAAATTTGAAAGACAAATTCACGATTTTCAATATGCCGATTCTATGGTTCGGGGTTTTCGCAGCGATTGCGATCTATGCGATGTACACCGAAAACTTGCCGGCCGGCATGATCGGCGCGTTGCTCATTACCATGGTGCTTGGTGAATTATTGGGCTGGTTCGGCAATCATATGCCAATCGTCCGCACGTTCCTCGGAGGCGGCGCGATTGTCGCTATTTTCGGATCTGCTTATATGGTCTATAGTGGACTTATGCCTGAAAGCACAACGGCAGGCATTACGGAATTCATGAAAGATGGCGATTTCCTCAACTTCTATATTGCGGCTTTAATTACCGGCAGTATTTTGGGGATGGAATCGAAGATCCTGGTGAAAGCGGGCGTCCGCTATGCCTTGCCATTGCTCGCTGCGGTGGCAGGAGCGGTTGGACTGGCTGCCTTAGTCGGGATGGTATTGGGCTTTAGCGTCCAGGAAGCGGTGCTCGTCATCGCCATGCCAATCATGGGCGGCGGCATGGGTGCAGGCGCTGTGCCGATGTCTCAAGTCTATTCGGAAATGCTGGGCAATGAACCCGGGTATTACCTGTCGATTTTAGTGCCGGCTTTGGCACTTGGGAATGTCTTCGCCATCATCTTGGCGAGTGTATTGAATTTGATCGGTGATAAATACCCGAGCTTGACGGGGAATGGCCAGCTGATCCGCAATTTCCATTACGAGAAAAAAGAAACGCCGAGCTACGATTTGGCGAAAATGGGAATCGGCGTCTTGGCTGCGGTATCGTTCTATATTTTAGGGAATTTATTGGGTGATTTTATCCCACTTCATCCGTACGCCATCATGATCATTTTGGTGGCAGCACTGAAAGTGGCGAATGTCATGCCGGAGATTATCGTAGAAGGCGCGAGCCAGTGGTATGAGTTCGTGGCGCGCAACTGGACCAACGCCTTGCTAGTAGGCATTGGGGTCGCGTATACGGATCTTGAAGCCGTGCTGAATGCCTTGAGCATCCAATACGTGCTCATCGTCTTGGCGGTTGTCATCGGTGCTGTCATCGGTGCTGGCGTGGTCGGGAAGTTCATGGGCTTCTACCCGATCGAAGCGGCGATCACCGCAGGGTTGTGTATGGCGAATATGGGCGGAACGGGCGATGTCGCGGTGTTGTCTGCGGCAAGACGCATGGAATTGATGCCATTTGCGCAAATTTCCTCCCGTCTCGGCGGCGCGTTGATCTTATTACTCGCCAGTGTGTTTATCCCGTTTTTCATTTAA
- a CDS encoding response regulator, translating into MIKVMIVEDDPMVAALNRQFVGRMDGFEVIGAAENAQQAIAILAESDIDLVLLDIHMPGLTGIEFLQMLREQQQDLDVILITAASEIQQIQHALRLGASDYLIKPFEFSRFQEALLQYQKHFHKLNDNKQISQQEIDSLLGRKQPATSTSATVQSLPKGLTKGTLQTIQQVILANEAAVFSTDELAQSAHISRVSVRKYLKFLSAIGYLQEDLTYGVGRPIYQYRVAPENAHRLDPYL; encoded by the coding sequence ATGATTAAGGTAATGATAGTAGAAGATGACCCAATGGTGGCTGCCTTGAACCGGCAATTTGTCGGGCGCATGGACGGCTTTGAGGTGATCGGCGCCGCCGAAAACGCCCAGCAGGCCATCGCGATCCTCGCGGAGTCGGACATCGATTTGGTCTTGCTCGACATCCACATGCCGGGCTTGACCGGCATCGAATTTTTGCAGATGCTCCGCGAACAACAGCAGGACCTTGACGTCATCTTGATCACGGCAGCCTCTGAAATCCAGCAAATCCAGCACGCCTTGAGGCTCGGGGCTTCCGATTATTTGATCAAGCCCTTCGAGTTCAGCCGTTTCCAGGAAGCGCTGCTGCAATACCAAAAACATTTCCATAAACTGAACGATAATAAACAAATCAGCCAGCAAGAAATCGACAGCCTGCTCGGCAGAAAACAGCCAGCCACTTCTACATCAGCCACGGTGCAATCATTGCCGAAAGGGCTGACAAAAGGAACGCTGCAGACCATCCAGCAAGTGATCCTGGCGAACGAAGCTGCGGTGTTTTCAACAGATGAACTGGCGCAGTCAGCCCACATTTCCAGGGTCTCCGTCCGGAAATACCTGAAATTCCTCAGCGCCATCGGCTATTTGCAGGAAGATTTGACCTACGGCGTCGGCCGGCCTATCTATCAATACCGTGTGGCGCCGGAAAACGCACATCGTCTCGATCCTTATCTTTGA
- the dcuS gene encoding DcuS/MalK family sensor histidine kinase — MAFLSRFKLSTIIISFVLLVVLVSLVITNLLVADTSGDRIEQQLEDKAVSISRTAAESQVIRQGLEREAAEANIQDYALAVQQAADVLFVVVMDMDGIRKSHPNPDNIGKAFAGGDELRVLAGEEYTSRAEGTLGQSVRAFTPVFDEDDNQIGAVSVGISLEEVEAAVGQNRQTIWIGSLTGLLFGIIGALFLARYIKKSLFGLEPPEIARIHEERNQMLHSVYEGVIAIDQNSRIMLANRSARELFEKAGFTGREPIGKEIHDFLPGLKTHRVLLEKHTVLDEEQELNGLSILSNQVPLLVNDQVIGAMVTFRDKTEIDLLAEQLTGVEMYAETLRAQSHEFMNQLHVLLGLIKMEQYEQVSQFIAKLVDHQAVEVGNVTRSIKDPVLAGFILGKISFAREAQVNLSISCETDIPKPDDPAVTHELITIIGNVVDNAIDNVQATEHKQVHAAFSYIDELLTITISDTGTGIDEELQETMFEKGVSSKEGYHRGFGLHLVKNSVDQLEGSIEVASEKNEGTTFELVLPYEARGETDD, encoded by the coding sequence ATGGCGTTTTTGTCACGATTTAAATTGAGTACAATCATTATCTCGTTTGTGCTATTGGTGGTGTTGGTGTCGCTCGTGATTACCAATCTGCTGGTGGCCGATACATCGGGCGACCGGATCGAGCAGCAGCTGGAAGATAAGGCCGTCAGCATTTCCCGCACCGCCGCAGAGTCGCAAGTGATTCGCCAAGGCTTGGAGAGGGAAGCGGCGGAAGCGAATATACAGGATTATGCGTTGGCCGTGCAACAAGCCGCAGATGTGTTGTTTGTCGTCGTCATGGACATGGACGGCATCCGCAAATCGCATCCGAATCCGGACAATATCGGCAAGGCGTTTGCCGGTGGCGATGAACTCCGTGTGCTAGCAGGCGAAGAATACACCTCGCGGGCGGAAGGGACGCTCGGGCAATCGGTCCGTGCGTTCACGCCGGTGTTTGATGAAGACGATAATCAAATCGGTGCAGTCTCGGTCGGTATTTCCTTGGAGGAAGTAGAAGCGGCGGTCGGGCAAAACCGGCAGACCATCTGGATCGGTTCGCTGACAGGCTTGTTGTTCGGCATCATCGGCGCATTGTTTTTAGCGCGATATATCAAAAAGAGCCTGTTCGGGCTGGAGCCTCCCGAAATTGCGCGCATCCATGAAGAACGCAACCAGATGCTTCATTCCGTTTACGAAGGCGTTATCGCGATCGATCAAAATTCGCGTATCATGCTCGCCAACCGGTCGGCGAGAGAGCTGTTCGAAAAAGCGGGCTTCACGGGCCGTGAGCCGATCGGCAAGGAGATCCATGACTTTTTGCCAGGCCTCAAGACGCACCGTGTATTGCTTGAAAAACATACCGTTTTGGATGAAGAGCAGGAGCTTAATGGCCTGTCGATCTTGTCGAACCAAGTGCCTTTATTGGTGAATGACCAAGTGATCGGCGCAATGGTGACATTCCGGGACAAAACGGAAATCGACTTGCTTGCCGAACAATTGACCGGCGTCGAGATGTATGCAGAGACTTTACGGGCGCAGTCGCACGAATTCATGAATCAACTGCATGTCTTGCTCGGCTTGATTAAAATGGAGCAATACGAGCAAGTGTCGCAGTTTATCGCGAAGTTGGTCGACCACCAAGCCGTAGAAGTCGGCAATGTGACGCGCTCCATCAAGGACCCGGTGCTAGCAGGCTTTATTCTCGGGAAAATCAGTTTCGCGAGAGAAGCGCAAGTAAATCTTTCGATCAGCTGCGAGACCGATATCCCAAAACCGGACGATCCGGCGGTCACGCACGAGTTGATCACGATCATCGGCAATGTGGTCGACAACGCGATCGACAATGTCCAAGCGACCGAACACAAGCAGGTGCATGCCGCGTTTTCCTATATCGATGAATTGCTGACGATCACGATCAGCGATACAGGAACGGGGATCGATGAGGAATTGCAGGAAACAATGTTCGAAAAAGGCGTCTCCAGTAAGGAAGGCTACCACCGCGGATTCGGATTGCATTTGGTGAAAAATAGCGTAGACCAACTCGAAGGTTCGATTGAAGTGGCCTCCGAGAAAAACGAAGGTACGACGTTCGAGTTGGTGCTGCCGTATGAAGCAAGGGGTGAAACAGATGATTAA
- a CDS encoding NAD(P)-dependent oxidoreductase: protein MKIIIFGATGGVGQSVVKQALEQGYEVTAFVRTPDKLKVTGEKLTVVQGDAFHVEQVAAAIAGHDAVVSCLGSNQGMKKSADLQTMAKNIVAGMQQHGVKRIVYTASAGINDELPGIGGKLMMGVLKQVLIDHRAAVDAIQEAGLTYTIVRPMGLTNDSFSGQYRESEEGVPGKSKTIPRADVAHFIVKALGNAEYENKSVGIAT from the coding sequence ATGAAAATCATCATATTCGGGGCGACGGGCGGCGTGGGCCAATCGGTCGTCAAGCAAGCATTGGAGCAAGGCTATGAAGTGACGGCGTTTGTACGTACGCCGGACAAATTGAAAGTGACCGGTGAAAAGTTAACGGTAGTGCAAGGAGATGCGTTCCACGTGGAACAAGTGGCCGCAGCGATTGCCGGCCATGACGCGGTCGTATCCTGTTTGGGCTCGAATCAAGGGATGAAAAAGTCAGCGGATCTGCAAACGATGGCGAAAAATATCGTGGCTGGCATGCAACAGCATGGCGTCAAGCGCATCGTTTACACGGCATCTGCAGGAATTAACGATGAACTCCCAGGCATTGGCGGAAAGTTGATGATGGGCGTGCTGAAGCAGGTGCTCATCGATCACCGCGCCGCTGTCGATGCCATTCAAGAAGCTGGACTGACCTATACGATCGTCCGGCCGATGGGCTTGACCAATGATTCCTTTAGCGGGCAGTACCGTGAATCTGAAGAAGGCGTTCCGGGTAAATCGAAAACCATTCCGCGCGCAGATGTGGCGCATTTTATCGTCAAAGCACTGGGAAATGCAGAGTATGAAAACAAGTCTGTGGGGATTGCGACTTGA
- a CDS encoding nucleoside hydrolase, protein MARLPMMIDTDPGIDDAMMLTLAFAHDDALDVRLVTTCSGNISQNKTNYNARTFLSYIGAEVEVARGLEKPMFRELEMAEEIHGESGFGNVEFPPPTLPVSERPAVAAMRETLLLSEEKMTIVATGPLTNVAALLLAHPEVKPKIERISWMGGAAVGGNMSPSAEFNAYVDPHAVEIVFRSGVPVVMSGLDVTHKAFVTLEEAKSILDIGTEFAEKAYGLVTHYLDVIKRTPFHEENYDQVLHFHDVCAVMYLLRPDLFEGQDCFVEASLEGITAGATVVDFTNRTGEEPNVHVLHSVDREAFVAEFVKAVKVISDRVESR, encoded by the coding sequence ATGGCCAGATTGCCGATGATGATCGATACGGACCCGGGAATTGACGATGCGATGATGCTGACGTTGGCGTTCGCGCATGATGACGCGTTGGATGTGCGCTTGGTGACGACGTGCTCGGGCAATATTTCGCAGAACAAGACGAATTATAATGCACGCACGTTTCTCAGTTATATTGGGGCAGAAGTGGAAGTGGCGCGCGGTTTGGAGAAGCCGATGTTCCGCGAACTCGAAATGGCAGAAGAAATCCACGGAGAAAGCGGGTTTGGGAATGTTGAGTTTCCACCGCCGACTTTGCCTGTGAGCGAACGGCCGGCCGTTGCTGCGATGCGGGAAACTTTGCTTTTGAGCGAGGAGAAAATGACCATCGTGGCAACGGGCCCTTTGACGAATGTGGCGGCCTTATTGCTGGCGCATCCGGAAGTGAAACCGAAAATCGAACGCATTTCGTGGATGGGTGGAGCGGCAGTCGGCGGCAATATGTCGCCGTCCGCTGAATTCAATGCCTATGTCGACCCGCACGCAGTCGAAATCGTCTTCCGCTCGGGCGTGCCGGTCGTCATGAGCGGCTTGGATGTGACGCATAAAGCATTCGTGACGCTGGAAGAAGCTAAGAGCATTTTGGATATCGGCACGGAATTTGCGGAGAAGGCGTATGGCCTCGTCACCCATTATTTGGATGTCATCAAGAGAACGCCTTTTCATGAGGAGAATTACGATCAGGTGCTTCATTTCCACGATGTCTGTGCAGTCATGTATTTACTGCGGCCGGATTTGTTTGAAGGACAGGATTGCTTTGTGGAGGCTTCACTCGAAGGCATTACGGCGGGTGCGACGGTAGTGGATTTCACGAACCGCACGGGGGAGGAGCCGAATGTCCATGTTTTGCATAGTGTGGACCGGGAAGCGTTCGTTGCGGAATTCGTGAAAGCCGTAAAAGTCATTTCGGACCGCGTGGAATCTCGTTGA
- a CDS encoding DUF4230 domain-containing protein, with translation MKKLIGILFFVLIIGAAAGYAFSQTSLFGVTTNSSSDASLVKDQIVKIAELASLEYEYSNVIVSETDKNISLPGVSDIKFAEAIRLIEYDGYIKAGSKASEIETSYDESTKQLVVRVPKAEILENVADTENMEIRDIKDELFSDYPSQKIVEDINLEKEKLEKEKIEQGFLEEADKNTEEILTALLETPAYNEVIIEFY, from the coding sequence ATGAAAAAATTGATTGGAATTTTATTCTTTGTATTAATTATAGGGGCAGCGGCTGGATATGCATTTTCACAAACAAGTTTATTTGGCGTCACTACCAATAGCAGTTCTGATGCCTCCTTGGTGAAGGATCAGATCGTAAAGATTGCGGAATTGGCATCACTTGAGTATGAGTATAGCAATGTCATAGTCAGTGAGACCGATAAGAACATTTCCTTGCCAGGGGTGTCGGATATTAAATTTGCAGAAGCAATCAGATTAATTGAATACGATGGGTATATAAAAGCGGGATCCAAAGCTTCGGAAATTGAAACTTCATACGACGAGAGCACAAAGCAATTGGTCGTTAGAGTACCGAAAGCAGAGATACTTGAGAATGTGGCTGATACTGAAAATATGGAAATCAGAGATATCAAAGATGAGTTATTCTCGGACTATCCTTCTCAGAAAATTGTAGAGGATATAAACCTTGAAAAAGAAAAGCTTGAAAAAGAGAAAATCGAACAAGGATTCCTGGAAGAAGCAGACAAAAACACAGAAGAGATTTTAACTGCACTTCTTGAAACTCCTGCATATAACGAAGTAATTATCGAATTTTATTAA
- a CDS encoding GNAT family N-acetyltransferase yields MKRDNRMQAVFESKRCYIRPFIESDLDAFITYRNNPEWMEFQYFKGLAREEYEEILIREPSVEKGAQLAIIRKADESLMGDVFIKKEADACWIGYTINPMFKRQGYAYETIRAMIQWIRQAYPGVKIKAGTSPENLASIQLLKKLEFTPAGTEEGELVFQYV; encoded by the coding sequence ATGAAGAGAGACAATAGGATGCAAGCTGTCTTTGAGTCGAAAAGGTGCTACATCAGGCCTTTTATTGAAAGCGATTTGGACGCTTTTATTACATACCGCAATAATCCTGAATGGATGGAATTTCAATATTTTAAAGGTCTGGCCCGAGAAGAATATGAAGAAATTTTAATAAGAGAACCATCTGTGGAAAAAGGTGCTCAATTAGCAATTATCCGTAAAGCCGACGAGTCCCTAATGGGGGATGTGTTTATTAAAAAGGAAGCCGATGCTTGTTGGATTGGCTATACCATCAACCCGATGTTTAAAAGACAAGGCTATGCTTATGAAACGATTAGAGCCATGATTCAGTGGATTCGACAGGCATATCCTGGGGTCAAAATTAAAGCCGGGACATCTCCTGAAAACTTGGCTTCCATCCAATTGCTTAAAAAGCTGGAGTTTACACCAGCAGGCACAGAAGAAGGCGAACTTGTTTTTCAGTATGTGTAA
- a CDS encoding SDR family NAD(P)-dependent oxidoreductase — MMFENKVVVVNGGTDGIGKEVVRFFCKEGATVHFTGRDRDKGSQVEKECEGKAHFYQVHNENTDEIESFFKALETDGHTIDILFNNAGVLSIGMGPLSRVKLDDWNQLIAVNQTAIFLYMKYALAVMGKQKHGVVINNAAILGNDKVNPMLPAYSGTKAAVVAMTQSTALRFANQGIRVNCISPGPTETDLAIKAYSGKENYDKQSQGHPRGSYGKPSEIAEVVLFLASDKASYVNGAEIVVDGGYSLK, encoded by the coding sequence ATGATGTTCGAAAACAAAGTAGTGGTTGTTAACGGTGGAACGGATGGAATTGGCAAGGAAGTGGTTCGTTTCTTTTGCAAAGAAGGAGCGACCGTTCATTTTACGGGAAGAGACCGCGACAAAGGCTCTCAGGTGGAGAAGGAATGCGAGGGTAAAGCTCATTTTTACCAAGTCCATAACGAAAACACAGACGAAATCGAAAGCTTTTTTAAAGCACTTGAAACTGATGGGCATACTATCGATATTCTCTTCAACAATGCCGGTGTTCTGTCTATCGGAATGGGACCCTTATCTCGCGTAAAACTGGATGACTGGAATCAGTTGATTGCCGTCAATCAAACGGCGATTTTCCTCTACATGAAATATGCTTTAGCTGTCATGGGCAAGCAAAAACACGGGGTCGTTATTAATAATGCGGCGATCCTTGGAAACGATAAGGTCAATCCGATGCTGCCAGCTTATAGCGGAACCAAAGCAGCCGTTGTCGCGATGACCCAAAGCACCGCACTGCGCTTTGCCAATCAAGGAATCCGCGTCAACTGCATCTCCCCTGGCCCAACAGAAACTGACCTGGCCATTAAAGCATATAGCGGAAAAGAGAATTATGATAAACAATCACAGGGACACCCGAGAGGAAGCTACGGGAAACCAAGTGAGATCGCAGAAGTCGTGCTATTTTTAGCTTCAGATAAAGCATCTTATGTAAACGGCGCGGAAATCGTTGTAGATGGTGGTTACTCGTTAAAATAA